The Arachis hypogaea cultivar Tifrunner chromosome 14, arahy.Tifrunner.gnm2.J5K5, whole genome shotgun sequence DNA window ATCATTGGATGATGGGGTTCCCAAGGAGGAAGTGAATGTTGCTTCTACCTTGAGTAGTGAGTTGTGTGGTGAAGTAGCTTACAGTTTGAATGTTCCTTGCAATGTGAAGGATGAGGCTGGATATTcatttcaaactgttgttgatGAGCCTGATTGTGTTAACCTTGACCCAAGTTTTAATCTCAGTCCGATTCCTACTCCTCCTCTTCCGGTTTCGACTGGTGCCATAATCTCAGCTCCTCATGATGCAGATCCTTTGATGCCTCCTTATGATCCTAAAACGAACTATCTTTCCCCCAGACCACAATTCTTGCATTACAAACCAAAACAACGATCTGATCTTGATGATGGCTTTGTGTATGAAGACTTCTCTGACTCGGAAGTTACTGAAGATTCTAACTTGGAGGATGACTCACAGAAGGAATCAGAGGATGTTTCTTTGGAGGAAAGAGTTGAAGAATGTGCTGCCAAGACTTTAATGATGGAGGAAACGGTGGAAGCAAAAGAGATGCCTAAACCACGCTTTTATATAAGGTGGAAGGCTGTTATTGCTCTTCTTTTACTCCTCTCCGTTGCTTTTGTATCAATGTCGGCCTCAAGTTCTCAATTGGGGGATGGCACTGTGTTTCAAGACATATATGGGGTATATGAGTCGTCTGAATTCTCAGAGTTTGTGAGGAATCATTTTAATCGTTTCTCAGAATTTGCAAAGGCAAATTTCGATGGCTTATATCAAAATTTGCTTACCTGGTTTACTGAGTCGCTGTCATCAATTTCTAAGTTCATTTCCAATGTCGAAAGTGTTCACAGTTTGGGCCACTTGAAATACTGTAACTTAACTGTTATGCATGAATATAATGCAGTTGATCAGGGACTTATATTTGGGCAGAGTAAAATAGACATTGGTGAGGCTTCAGAAGTGTACCCCCTTGTACTGAATGTTGAAGATAGTGGAGTAGCCTCAGTGATCGATATAGACGAGGATATTGAGGATGTTTGGGCAGAGCATTATAATTCCATATTTGAAGAACAAGATCAGCAAGATCTTGAAATAACTGCAGATGTTGAAAAAGCATTAGATGATGCTCTGGATTGTGAAGAAGTATCTACAGGACAACCAGCCAATGTGGTAGAACCAGATCAGGATTGGCAACTTGATCAAGTGATCAAACCTGAATTGTATCACTTGGAAGCTGATATAAAACTTAAAGTCCAGTCAAATGCAGATTCACAGGCTGCTGATGTTCCCAATATGGAAGTGTTCA harbors:
- the LOC112741217 gene encoding uncharacterized protein; this encodes MNSSKSSSLGRSHRRASELIDPMRRSFATNPFAKPSLIPDPNPREATPSGFPRRNSFGGREGAAASFHRDLDDKENEKDSILKPWKVRSPAASSKCGKNFMSPTVSASSKVGARKKVLGDRNEPARVSAPVAATKIPTTKVTFAESVHYNSILKSKDGVREKNFEALPSLDDGVPKEEVNVASTLSSELCGEVAYSLNVPCNVKDEAGYSFQTVVDEPDCVNLDPSFNLSPIPTPPLPVSTGAIISAPHDADPLMPPYDPKTNYLSPRPQFLHYKPKQRSDLDDGFVYEDFSDSEVTEDSNLEDDSQKESEDVSLEERVEECAAKTLMMEETVEAKEMPKPRFYIRWKAVIALLLLLSVAFVSMSASSSQLGDGTVFQDIYGVYESSEFSEFVRNHFNRFSEFAKANFDGLYQNLLTWFTESLSSISKFISNVESVHSLGHLKYCNLTVMHEYNAVDQGLIFGQSKIDIGEASEVYPLVLNVEDSGVASVIDIDEDIEDVWAEHYNSIFEEQDQQDLEITADVEKALDDALDCEEVSTGQPANVVEPDQDWQLDQVIKPELYHLEADIKLKVQSNADSQAADVPNMEVFNDGDLDAKQALDSEIAEILTGAYGDNDNKLTEAKEESISMDATSEGDEQRLGTINLQPNMVLYLLLLGGAILLTGAAFNWLSKGKSRSTRVTTSFADQPLFAKSFHAKNSLVTPKQEQNYLEKPSLRNEPIEIDMNGESCPSEMSSIHKSSPYLQRLVKESNEVDSVEKKSVAKKSRDSFASSSDYSTSSPSYGSFTMYEKIQIKNGHGSGEKVTPVRRSSRLRSQATSPL